The Staphylothermus marinus F1 genome has a segment encoding these proteins:
- the pyrI gene encoding aspartate carbamoyltransferase regulatory subunit, translated as MNPTNLSKYPNKLIVSKIRNGIVIDHIPAGKALKVLRVLGITGSEGLRVALVMNVESRKLGRKDIVKIEEKFLSMKELSLIALIAPTATINVIKEYKVVEKQRVEPPSIVKGLIKCPNPTCISRKKNEPIKSLFKLKSTNPIMLECQYCGYVLKGDEIEDYIES; from the coding sequence GTGAACCCCACTAATCTATCAAAATATCCAAATAAGCTAATAGTCTCGAAAATTAGGAATGGAATAGTTATAGATCATATACCTGCTGGTAAAGCATTGAAGGTTTTAAGAGTGCTTGGAATAACTGGTAGTGAAGGATTACGTGTAGCTTTAGTAATGAATGTTGAAAGCAGAAAGCTTGGTAGAAAAGACATTGTTAAAATCGAAGAAAAATTCTTATCAATGAAAGAATTAAGTCTCATAGCATTAATAGCGCCAACTGCTACAATAAATGTTATCAAAGAATACAAGGTTGTGGAGAAGCAAAGAGTTGAACCTCCAAGCATAGTTAAGGGCTTAATCAAGTGCCCGAACCCAACATGTATATCTAGGAAGAAAAACGAGCCTATTAAGTCATTGTTTAAGCTAAAATCAACTAATCCAATTATGTTGGAGTGCCAGTATTGTGGATATGTTTTGAAAGGTGACGAGATTGAAGACTATATTGAGTCCTAG
- the pyrB gene encoding aspartate carbamoyltransferase, whose amino-acid sequence MGFPRGDVLSILDYSRENLEYLFLVADQMEKYLSEKKKLHLLDGYIVALAFLEPSTRTMYSFQSATYRLGGKTLVFTSETATSLAKGENFADTIRMLDSYSDLIVIRSKYEGTARYAAELAENPVINGGDGRHEHPTQAMIDLYTMYKIFGGIDGLTIGILGDLKYARTITSFLYGLTRFKPRKVYLISPGILRLREEVRNKIAELGLSFEETTSLQDVIDELDVLYVTRIQKERYPDPIEYERVKNLYRISIDTLRNVKKEFRILHPLPKIDEIDYRVDETPYAAYFYQAKLGVPLRMALLSLVLGVWRG is encoded by the coding sequence ATGGGTTTTCCCAGAGGAGACGTACTAAGCATACTGGATTATAGCCGTGAAAACCTAGAATATCTCTTCTTAGTAGCTGATCAGATGGAAAAATATTTGTCTGAGAAAAAGAAGCTACACCTGCTAGACGGATATATTGTTGCATTAGCATTCCTCGAACCAAGCACTAGGACAATGTATAGTTTTCAATCAGCAACATATAGATTGGGCGGGAAAACACTTGTATTCACTAGTGAAACAGCTACTAGTCTAGCAAAAGGCGAGAACTTCGCAGACACTATTAGAATGCTTGATTCATACAGCGATCTAATAGTTATTAGGTCAAAATATGAAGGAACAGCAAGGTATGCTGCAGAGTTAGCGGAAAACCCCGTAATCAATGGAGGAGATGGAAGACATGAACACCCGACTCAAGCAATGATCGATTTATATACCATGTATAAAATATTTGGAGGAATAGATGGGTTAACAATAGGTATTCTAGGAGATCTAAAATATGCTAGAACAATAACAAGCTTCTTATATGGCTTAACAAGGTTTAAACCTAGAAAAGTATACTTGATATCTCCTGGAATACTTAGATTGAGAGAAGAAGTTAGAAATAAAATAGCTGAGCTAGGATTATCGTTTGAAGAAACAACGAGTCTACAAGATGTTATCGATGAACTAGATGTACTATATGTTACGAGAATCCAGAAGGAGAGATACCCTGATCCAATAGAGTATGAGCGAGTTAAGAACCTATACAGGATAAGCATTGATACATTGAGAAATGTTAAGAAAGAGTTTAGAATACTTCATCCCCTACCAAAAATAGATGAAATTGATTATAGAGTTGATGAAACTCCTTATGCAGCATATTTCTACCAAGCCAAGCTAGGTGTTCCGTTGAGAATGGCTCTATTATCCCTAGTACTTGGTGTTTGGAGGGGTTAA
- the pyrE gene encoding orotate phosphoribosyltransferase yields MNSESVLEEIVLELYRNKLFKIGEYRLTSGKISPYYIDLRILPSYYDIYSKIIDISLSKLEKLNFDIVVGIESAGIIHASFIACKTHKPVGYVRKKPKQHGTKRLVEGIVADRNVLVVDDVATTGGSLEHAVNAVRSMGGIVEKAFVFVDREEGARERLKRLGVELISLMNIWFIINVLVKHRLIDEQTYYLIKNYLNREKHS; encoded by the coding sequence ATGAACAGTGAATCTGTTCTAGAGGAAATAGTTTTAGAACTCTATAGAAATAAACTTTTTAAGATCGGCGAATACAGGTTGACGAGTGGAAAAATAAGCCCTTACTATATTGATTTAAGAATTCTGCCAAGCTACTACGATATATATTCTAAAATAATTGATATTTCCTTATCTAAGCTGGAAAAATTAAACTTTGATATAGTGGTAGGAATAGAGTCTGCTGGAATAATTCATGCATCATTCATAGCGTGCAAAACACATAAGCCCGTTGGATATGTGAGGAAGAAACCTAAGCAACACGGTACTAAGAGACTTGTCGAGGGAATAGTTGCTGATAGAAATGTTCTGGTAGTTGATGATGTAGCAACAACTGGTGGTAGTTTGGAACATGCAGTTAATGCAGTAAGAAGTATGGGAGGTATTGTTGAGAAAGCATTTGTTTTTGTAGATAGAGAGGAGGGAGCGAGGGAGAGGCTTAAACGGCTAGGTGTTGAATTAATTTCTCTCATGAATATATGGTTTATAATTAATGTATTAGTGAAGCATAGACTAATTGATGAACAAACATATTATTTGATCAAGAATTACTTGAACAGAGAAAAACATAGTTAA
- a CDS encoding orotidine 5'-phosphate decarboxylase / HUMPS family protein: MNSRIIVALDVTNKPLNWFIDFIDATKNIVAGYKFGLPFLIRYGLEGFMEISKLIDNKHYWIIDFKLADIAPIMINTVNQLVEMGYNTYIAHAFIGLEGGLFELKDFLSKQNSKLVLVASMSHKGSLDIIDKCLLNILEIIKKLKPWGLVAPATRPDRIIEIKKFLFENNIQAKIFSPGIGVQGAAPGTAIRVGADYEIIGRMITLSSNPIKIIEEINKIHREIIGVDHK; the protein is encoded by the coding sequence TTGAATAGTAGGATAATAGTAGCTCTAGACGTGACAAATAAGCCTCTAAACTGGTTCATTGATTTCATAGATGCAACTAAAAACATAGTTGCTGGATACAAGTTTGGCCTACCATTCCTTATAAGATATGGTTTGGAAGGTTTTATGGAAATATCCAAACTAATCGATAACAAGCATTACTGGATCATAGATTTCAAGCTAGCTGATATAGCACCAATAATGATTAATACAGTGAATCAACTAGTCGAGATGGGATACAATACATATATTGCACATGCATTCATAGGATTAGAGGGAGGATTATTTGAGTTAAAAGATTTTCTATCAAAACAAAATTCTAAATTAGTACTTGTAGCATCTATGAGCCATAAGGGATCACTAGATATCATAGATAAGTGTTTACTTAACATACTAGAAATTATTAAAAAACTTAAACCATGGGGTCTTGTCGCACCAGCTACAAGGCCGGATAGAATTATTGAGATTAAAAAGTTTCTATTCGAAAATAATATTCAAGCCAAAATATTTTCTCCAGGAATAGGTGTTCAAGGAGCCGCGCCAGGCACAGCTATTCGTGTTGGAGCTGATTATGAAATAATTGGTAGAATGATTACATTATCAAGTAATCCTATCAAGATTATTGAGGAAATTAACAAGATCCATAGAGAAATTATAGGGGTTGATCATAAATGA
- a CDS encoding CTP synthase, which translates to MAKYVFITGGVLSGLGKGVITASTGLLLKSIGYSVTAIKIDPYVNVDAGTMNPYMHGEVFVTEDGGETDLDIGHYERFLNQNLTKKHNITTGQIYYSVIMKERRGEYLGKCVQIIPHVTDEIKERIRSVAKETHADIVLVEIGGTVGDIEGLPFLEAIRQMRIEEGYGNTVAIHVALAPIISTGEQKTKPVQHSIQELRRIGIQPDIVVVRSPRELEEENRAKIALYSNLSKEAVYSDPDVDIIYRVPIILHRQGYTKYLAEKLRLEYREPDLSKWYDFLEKLTNPKRKTRIAMIGKYTKLHDSYLSIIEALKHAGAWNNTGIELGWFEATDIENGKLSLEKLLEYDGAVILPGFGKRGAEGKIKAIRFLRENNKPLLGICFGMQLMVVEYARNVVGLERAHSTEIDPNTPYPVIDLLPSQYNVKHLGGTMRLGAHPIHIKKNTIAWQIYRREIVYERHRHRYEVNPKYIDKLENAGLKISGWSPEKYPEFIELPKYRTLYFGSQPHPEFKSRPLTPAPIYYYFIKKIVGD; encoded by the coding sequence ATGGCTAAATATGTATTTATAACTGGTGGAGTATTATCTGGTTTAGGAAAGGGAGTTATAACAGCTTCTACAGGTTTATTACTGAAATCAATAGGGTATAGTGTTACAGCAATAAAGATTGATCCATATGTTAACGTTGATGCTGGAACAATGAATCCATATATGCATGGAGAAGTATTTGTTACAGAAGATGGTGGAGAAACAGATCTTGATATTGGCCATTATGAGAGGTTCCTGAACCAGAACCTGACCAAGAAACATAATATCACTACAGGACAGATCTACTATAGTGTTATCATGAAGGAGCGTAGAGGAGAATATTTAGGAAAATGTGTACAGATAATTCCGCATGTAACGGATGAGATCAAGGAGAGAATAAGGAGTGTTGCAAAAGAAACTCATGCAGACATAGTTCTCGTAGAGATTGGTGGAACTGTTGGTGATATTGAAGGATTACCTTTCCTAGAAGCAATTAGGCAGATGCGTATAGAGGAGGGTTATGGGAATACTGTAGCAATACATGTAGCTTTAGCACCAATAATATCTACTGGTGAACAAAAAACAAAACCTGTACAGCACAGTATTCAAGAGCTTAGAAGAATAGGTATTCAGCCGGACATAGTAGTTGTTCGCTCACCTAGAGAATTAGAAGAGGAGAATAGAGCTAAAATAGCATTGTATTCTAATTTATCGAAAGAAGCAGTGTATAGTGATCCAGATGTAGACATTATTTATCGTGTCCCAATAATTCTACATAGACAAGGATACACTAAATACCTCGCCGAGAAGCTGAGGCTAGAGTATCGTGAACCAGACCTGTCTAAATGGTATGATTTCTTAGAAAAGCTAACTAATCCTAAAAGGAAAACAAGGATCGCTATGATCGGTAAATACACTAAGCTCCACGACAGCTATCTAAGCATAATTGAAGCATTAAAACATGCGGGAGCATGGAATAATACAGGCATAGAACTAGGATGGTTTGAAGCAACAGATATTGAGAACGGAAAGTTATCTCTAGAAAAACTATTAGAGTATGATGGAGCAGTTATCTTGCCAGGATTCGGTAAGAGAGGGGCAGAAGGCAAAATCAAAGCTATACGTTTCCTGCGAGAAAACAATAAACCATTGCTGGGAATATGTTTTGGAATGCAATTAATGGTTGTCGAATACGCTAGAAACGTTGTAGGATTAGAGAGAGCGCATAGCACAGAAATAGACCCGAACACTCCATACCCAGTAATCGATTTATTGCCAAGTCAGTACAATGTCAAACATCTAGGAGGAACAATGAGGCTTGGAGCACACCCTATACATATCAAGAAAAACACTATTGCATGGCAAATTTATCGTAGAGAAATAGTTTATGAAAGACATAGGCATAGATACGAGGTTAACCCAAAATACATTGATAAGCTTGAAAACGCCGGTTTAAAAATAAGTGGTTGGAGCCCCGAGAAATACCCTGAATTCATCGAATTACCAAAATATAGAACATTATACTTCGGGTCCCAACCACATCCAGAATTCAAAAGCAGACCACTAACACCAGCTCCCATATATTATTACTTCATAAAGAAAATAGTTGGGGATTAA
- a CDS encoding phosphoribosyltransferase, which translates to MTGEKIKLEYISWKQLHIALINLAKTMISEGYRPDIIYAVIKGGLIPARILSDLLEVDQIGFIGVKFYKGIGTREAKPELTLPPTHPVRNKNVLVVDDVVDSGRTLQLVLEELNRYGARNIKSLVIYVKPWSPIYPDYYYKETRNWVVFPWEIIETSRETSINPEDLGEDKTIFQSILRSLIGKS; encoded by the coding sequence ATGACAGGGGAGAAGATTAAGCTAGAATATATTTCTTGGAAACAACTCCATATAGCCTTGATTAATCTAGCTAAGACTATGATTAGTGAAGGTTATCGTCCTGACATAATATATGCTGTTATTAAGGGTGGACTTATTCCTGCAAGGATATTGTCGGACTTATTAGAAGTGGATCAAATTGGTTTTATAGGTGTAAAATTCTATAAAGGCATTGGAACTCGGGAGGCTAAACCAGAACTAACACTACCACCAACTCATCCTGTGAGAAATAAAAATGTCTTAGTAGTTGATGACGTTGTTGATAGTGGTAGAACACTACAATTAGTATTAGAAGAACTAAATAGATATGGTGCTAGAAACATTAAATCACTGGTAATCTATGTAAAGCCTTGGAGCCCCATATATCCAGACTACTACTATAAAGAGACTCGTAACTGGGTAGTTTTCCCATGGGAAATAATTGAGACAAGTAGAGAAACAAGCATTAACCCCGAAGATCTAGGCGAGGATAAAACCATTTTTCAAAGCATACTCAGAAGCCTAATCGGGAAATCCTAG